The proteins below come from a single Edaphobacter acidisoli genomic window:
- a CDS encoding alpha-L-fucosidase encodes MRWSRRSFLGCAGSAAAMLCVSSSAWAFSEGEESCEALAKPTPLQLAWQNVQMGMFIHFAPNIYYDMQGDKGGVSDPKIFNPYRLDVNQWVDVAESMSARYIVLTAKHVGGFCLWPTSTTDYSIASTPYKDGKGDIVGELAVACRKRNVRFGVYVSPRDDHHRAGLAGKVLSGNPEEQARYDNIYRRQLIELMTRYGSMFEVWFDGSARAELIGPIVHKYQPQAMIFNTAAGTIRWVGNEEGLAPYPLWDTVTQQEHLTGGASGAGSPDGDVWLPAECDVPIRDDWFWSTTNAKTLKSLDKLMEIYYKSVGRGANLLLNQCPDRTGVIPQADAVRTAEFGSELRRRFDAPLAETSGEGVQIELRLHERRWIDHVVLQERIAEGQRVREYVVEVRDGGQWRTLLTGSSIGHKRIEAFPKVETDSLRLKIMKSVCTPKIASFAALFVDRT; translated from the coding sequence ATGCGTTGGTCTCGAAGAAGTTTTCTTGGTTGTGCCGGATCGGCCGCGGCCATGCTTTGTGTTTCTTCGTCTGCATGGGCCTTCAGTGAAGGTGAGGAGTCATGCGAAGCGTTGGCTAAACCGACACCATTGCAGCTTGCATGGCAGAACGTGCAGATGGGCATGTTTATCCATTTTGCGCCAAATATTTATTACGATATGCAGGGAGATAAAGGTGGCGTCAGCGATCCGAAGATTTTCAATCCTTATCGGCTGGATGTGAACCAGTGGGTTGATGTAGCTGAGTCGATGAGCGCACGCTACATTGTTTTGACGGCAAAGCATGTAGGCGGTTTCTGCCTTTGGCCTACGTCAACTACAGATTATTCGATTGCCAGTACGCCCTATAAGGACGGGAAGGGTGACATTGTAGGTGAGTTGGCTGTTGCATGTCGAAAGCGCAATGTGCGTTTCGGTGTCTATGTTTCTCCAAGAGATGATCATCATCGCGCGGGACTTGCAGGTAAGGTTCTTTCTGGTAATCCGGAGGAACAGGCGAGATATGACAATATCTATCGTCGGCAACTAATTGAGCTGATGACACGCTATGGCTCGATGTTTGAAGTGTGGTTTGATGGCAGTGCCCGAGCAGAGCTGATTGGTCCTATCGTTCACAAGTATCAACCGCAGGCGATGATCTTCAATACAGCAGCAGGAACGATTCGTTGGGTGGGAAATGAAGAAGGGCTGGCACCGTATCCGTTGTGGGATACAGTGACGCAGCAGGAACATCTGACGGGAGGTGCGTCAGGTGCGGGAAGTCCGGATGGGGATGTGTGGTTGCCGGCAGAATGCGATGTGCCGATTCGCGATGACTGGTTCTGGTCTACAACAAATGCTAAAACGCTGAAGTCGTTAGACAAGCTGATGGAGATTTACTACAAATCTGTCGGCCGAGGAGCCAACCTGCTGTTGAACCAATGTCCGGACAGAACCGGCGTAATTCCGCAAGCGGATGCGGTGCGCACGGCCGAGTTCGGTAGTGAGTTGCGTAGACGATTTGATGCGCCGCTTGCTGAAACCTCCGGTGAAGGTGTGCAGATTGAATTGCGACTGCATGAACGAAGGTGGATTGATCATGTCGTTCTGCAGGAACGAATCGCCGAGGGGCAGCGTGTACGGGAGTACGTCGTGGAAGTAAGGGATGGTGGTCAGTGGAGAACGTTGCTGACGGGAAGTTCTATTGGCCATAAGAGGATCGAGGCTTTTCCGAAGGTAGAAACTGATTCGCTGCGATTGAAGATTATGAAATCTGTATGTACGCCAAAGATTGCATCGTTCGCAGCTTTGTTTGTAGATCGCACCTAA
- a CDS encoding TonB-dependent receptor, with protein MGHLLLTILMVGICAGAWGQTTSGVINGEVVDSQGAAIVGANITLMEQLTGVTQVTQTDAKGLFVFPVVKPGTYTVSVEKDGFKKLDKKGMVLLAAGHLSAGTLALPVGSVSAAVTVTADVTPVQTTSTERSTEITSEQMQGLMSLGRDFSSLMRILPGSDYEGNGNAMLNSASVGDFNGVSNNYVSINTDGVASNTRNVGVVEGPLNMDAIQEVKVLDANYQAEYGKVAGAIVDVVSKSGTRNFHGSLAYYFRNEDLNANSYFNNRNGVARSRYRYNTINGTIGGPIFGPGRLRSLRDKLFFFFSEDYEPNSQPEGIGYYTLPTSLERQGDFSQSYQPNGSLYVVTDPETGLQFPGNVIPQNRINTVMQKLQSIFPLPNFTNTAVSKRQYNFVTSDSASEPANQQILRLDFDPSVKWRIYFRGTNLTDNDTGRATPGGNGAYWMTGTEFYDTQAPSFALNITYAPTSNIVNELALGTGLWFESSGLSAASLNEFSKTAQGISLGQLYPQNNPLNLIPGLSYGVIPSSPGIGWDPRTPMDDVVVMASVSDGLSWVHREHTMKFGIYADDAVYKQSHHSGNASFAGALTFTGANPNNPYNTGYAFAEPLLGYFDTYQESSARPNYYGQANSFEWYAQDNWRATRKLTLEYGLRFTLDIPQGLKGNEGAALVLSQYDASQAPPMYRPVEGTNPATGKPGRVAEDPTTGKIYPAAYIGDFVPNIGNPASGSVAASSPNFPGFFKSQGVLVVPRVGFAYDVFGNGKMAIRGGFGMFNNQRAYQGQVGGQAFNPPTIFYPTQYYGNVATFLQAQGLLSPSSTSLLQYNSHLPQTMNMTLGVQQDIGFQTVLDIAYVGVLSRHLPYGINLNEVPYGAEFLPQNQDPTTTQSAAGPNPGLACTSTLASPHNGLLPGCTPLPDNFFRPRPGYGSINYTAWGNTGSNHALQVQLNKHFSKGSQFGVAYTWSKSLSYNASTLYLPQRTTYGVTSMDRPQRLVANWLADLPKVRGSINNWATRSILNGWQISGITTFSVGAPQTVSYSTNTGENTTGGGDGAKVTVVGNPKVARGSRTFYRYFNTAAFAYTPVGSAGTGWHPEFYGPGINDWDMSLIKNIPIENKVTFQIRAETYNTFNHTQFSSVNTSAQFDTSGSASTNPTYHQQINPAFGNYTGARTPRLMQLAARITF; from the coding sequence TTGGGACACCTCTTACTTACGATTCTGATGGTGGGAATTTGTGCTGGTGCCTGGGGACAGACGACCAGTGGCGTGATCAACGGAGAGGTAGTGGACTCACAAGGAGCAGCAATTGTCGGGGCAAATATTACCCTGATGGAGCAGCTGACCGGGGTGACGCAGGTGACCCAGACAGATGCAAAGGGTCTGTTTGTGTTTCCGGTGGTGAAGCCGGGAACGTATACCGTCAGCGTGGAGAAGGATGGCTTTAAGAAGCTGGACAAGAAAGGCATGGTGCTGCTGGCGGCAGGTCACCTGTCGGCGGGAACGCTGGCGCTACCGGTAGGGTCGGTGAGTGCGGCGGTGACAGTGACCGCGGACGTGACGCCGGTGCAGACGACGAGCACAGAGCGGTCGACGGAGATTACTTCGGAACAGATGCAAGGGTTGATGTCTCTGGGACGCGACTTCAGCAGCCTGATGCGCATTTTGCCGGGGTCCGATTATGAGGGCAATGGCAATGCCATGCTGAATTCGGCTAGTGTTGGAGACTTCAATGGCGTCAGCAACAACTATGTCAGCATCAACACGGATGGCGTAGCTTCGAACACGCGCAATGTAGGTGTGGTGGAAGGCCCACTGAATATGGACGCGATCCAGGAAGTGAAGGTTCTGGATGCGAACTATCAGGCGGAGTATGGCAAGGTGGCCGGAGCTATTGTGGATGTGGTCAGCAAGTCGGGAACGCGGAACTTCCACGGCAGCTTGGCCTATTACTTCCGCAATGAAGACCTGAATGCGAATAGCTATTTCAATAACCGGAATGGGGTTGCTCGTTCGCGGTATCGGTACAACACGATCAATGGGACGATCGGAGGGCCGATCTTTGGACCCGGCAGGTTGCGTTCTCTGCGGGACAAGTTGTTCTTCTTCTTCTCCGAAGATTATGAGCCGAACTCGCAGCCGGAAGGTATCGGCTATTACACTTTGCCGACGTCGCTGGAGCGGCAGGGCGATTTTTCGCAGAGCTATCAGCCGAATGGGTCACTGTATGTGGTGACGGATCCTGAGACGGGGTTGCAGTTTCCGGGCAACGTAATCCCACAGAATCGTATTAACACGGTGATGCAGAAGCTGCAGAGCATCTTCCCGTTGCCCAACTTTACCAACACTGCGGTAAGCAAGAGGCAATATAACTTCGTCACTTCAGACTCTGCAAGCGAGCCCGCAAATCAACAGATTCTGCGTTTGGACTTCGATCCGTCAGTGAAATGGCGCATCTACTTTCGCGGCACGAATCTTACAGATAACGATACCGGGCGCGCCACTCCTGGGGGCAATGGCGCCTATTGGATGACAGGCACGGAGTTCTATGACACGCAAGCACCAAGCTTTGCGCTGAATATAACCTATGCACCTACCTCAAATATTGTGAACGAATTGGCGTTAGGTACAGGTCTGTGGTTCGAATCTTCGGGCTTGTCGGCGGCGTCATTGAATGAGTTTAGTAAGACAGCACAGGGAATCAGCCTGGGACAGCTTTATCCGCAGAATAATCCGCTGAACTTGATTCCAGGTTTGTCCTATGGTGTTATCCCGAGTTCGCCGGGGATAGGATGGGACCCACGTACCCCTATGGATGATGTGGTTGTGATGGCCTCGGTGTCGGACGGACTGAGCTGGGTACATCGCGAACATACGATGAAGTTCGGAATTTACGCAGATGACGCTGTCTACAAGCAGTCTCACCACTCTGGTAATGCTTCTTTTGCCGGTGCGCTTACCTTCACCGGAGCGAATCCAAATAATCCATATAACACTGGCTATGCTTTTGCAGAGCCGCTGCTCGGCTATTTTGATACCTATCAGGAAAGCTCGGCGCGCCCAAACTACTATGGTCAGGCGAACAGCTTTGAGTGGTATGCGCAGGACAACTGGAGAGCGACGCGAAAGCTGACGCTGGAGTATGGTCTGCGTTTCACTCTGGATATTCCACAAGGTTTGAAGGGTAACGAAGGCGCTGCACTTGTGCTAAGTCAGTACGACGCTTCGCAGGCTCCCCCAATGTATCGTCCTGTGGAAGGAACCAACCCAGCCACGGGGAAGCCAGGCCGAGTAGCCGAGGACCCGACCACCGGAAAGATCTATCCCGCTGCCTATATAGGAGACTTTGTGCCAAATATTGGGAATCCGGCGTCTGGATCGGTAGCCGCATCCAGCCCGAACTTTCCCGGGTTCTTTAAGAGCCAGGGAGTGTTGGTGGTTCCCCGTGTTGGCTTTGCCTATGATGTCTTCGGCAATGGCAAGATGGCGATTCGCGGCGGCTTTGGTATGTTCAACAACCAGAGAGCGTACCAGGGGCAGGTTGGTGGACAGGCATTCAATCCGCCAACGATCTTTTATCCAACGCAGTACTACGGCAATGTGGCGACATTCCTTCAAGCGCAGGGACTGTTGAGCCCGTCGTCCACTTCACTGTTGCAATACAACTCTCATCTGCCACAAACGATGAACATGACGCTGGGAGTACAGCAAGACATTGGCTTCCAGACGGTGCTGGACATCGCTTACGTCGGCGTTCTGTCGCGTCATCTACCTTATGGCATCAATCTAAATGAAGTTCCGTACGGTGCTGAGTTCCTTCCACAGAATCAGGATCCGACAACTACGCAGTCCGCTGCAGGGCCGAACCCGGGCTTGGCATGTACCTCTACCTTGGCTTCACCTCATAATGGACTATTGCCGGGATGCACGCCGCTGCCAGACAACTTCTTTCGCCCACGCCCTGGTTATGGCAGCATCAACTACACCGCATGGGGAAATACAGGAAGCAATCATGCATTGCAGGTACAACTTAATAAACACTTCTCCAAAGGATCTCAGTTTGGTGTGGCTTATACATGGTCGAAGTCGCTGAGCTATAACGCGTCGACGTTGTATCTGCCGCAGCGGACGACATATGGAGTAACCAGCATGGATAGGCCGCAAAGGCTGGTTGCAAACTGGCTAGCCGATTTGCCCAAGGTGCGTGGCTCCATAAACAACTGGGCTACGCGCTCGATCTTGAACGGTTGGCAAATCTCCGGGATTACTACATTCAGCGTTGGCGCGCCGCAGACCGTGAGCTACAGCACTAACACTGGCGAGAACACAACGGGCGGCGGCGACGGAGCCAAGGTTACGGTAGTAGGCAATCCGAAAGTAGCCCGCGGGTCACGGACGTTCTACCGGTACTTCAACACGGCGGCATTTGCATATACCCCCGTGGGGTCTGCTGGAACTGGATGGCATCCTGAGTTCTATGGCCCGGGTATCAATGACTGGGATATGTCACTTATCAAAAATATTCCGATTGAGAACAAGGTGACATTTCAAATTCGGGCAGAAACTTACAATACCTTCAACCATACCCAGTTCTCCAGCGTGAACACGAGTGCGCAATTCGACACGTCGGGATCAGCGTCAACGAATCCAACTTATCATCAGCAGATCAATCCAGCTTTTGGCAACTACACAGGTGCTAGAACGCCGCGGCTGATGCAGCTTGCAGCTCGTATAACGTTTTGA